From Saccharibacillus brassicae:
CAGCGACGGCGGCGTATCGGAGACGAAGAAGATTTCCCGGCTGCTGACCGAAAGTTCGCTGCATCCGATCTTCTGGCAGTTCGTCGGTCTGGGCGAATCGAATTACGGCGTGCTGCGGAAGCTGGACGACCTGCCCGGCCGACTGGTGGACAACGCCGGATTTTTCGCGCTCGACGATATCGACACGGTCAGCGACGAAGACTTGTACGACCGGCTGTTCGAGGAGTTTCCGGACTGGCTGAACGAAGCGCGGTCCAAAAACATCCTGCGCGACGGCTCGGGCACCTAGAGTTACAAATGGAGGGAATACGATGAATTTGCACGAATGGACAAACGCCGCGCTGCGCGGGGAGATCGTGGAAGACGACGTGCAGCACGCGCTGTGGCTGCTGTCGAATACGCCGATGCTGTACGACAACGGCGAGACGATTGCCGTCGAAGATTATATGCGCGGACTGGAACACCAGCCGCCCGCCGCGGAACTCGAAGCGCTGGGCGAGCTGTACGCCACGGCGGTTGCGGCGAGCCGGCGGTTCGCCGAACCGGCGGAGTTCGACCGGATGCAGGACGTGCTGAGCCTGCAGTTCGATCTCTGGGCGCGCGGCGTGCTGGCACTGCCGGACTGGATGAACTGGTTCGAGGGATTGGCCAAAGGCGTCGTCGACCTGCCGGTTTACGATTTCGACGAAGTGCTCGGCAGCGCGCCGGAAGGCTTCATGATCCAGGATTTTCACGACGAATTGAATTATCGGCTGGAAGATGCGCCGGAAGACGAGTGGGTGCTGTCGCATCTTGACGAATTGTACCGCCGCGTCGGTGTAACCGGAAAAGCATAAAATTGCGAATAAGGGTTGACGCTGCGCCGGAAAGCCGATAGTATAGGGACAACGAGAGACGAGCCGACCACGGCTTGTCTCTCGTTTTATTTGTTAACGGGTTTATTTTAGCGCGAAAATAATCGATTATAGTCGAAAAAATAACATTTTTCTGTAACTGCCTTCAAAAACACCGGTTTTCCGCGTATAATCAAGCACACCATACCCGGCCTATAGGCATAGGACCGGCACGATACGAACGGACTGCCGCAGGCGGTCGATCGGAAAATTCCCGCAGGAGGTGAGAACGAGTTGGACGGTAAAAAAAGGAATGAGGCGCACGCAGCGGGCACGGAGAACGGCGTCCTCAGGCTGCTCGGCCGCAAAATCGCTCCGTTGGGCGAAATCATCGAAGCGTATCCGATCAGTGAAGGCGGGTCCGCGGACCGCAAATACAAAGTTCATTTCTACGGATATGACGGCGCTTACTTGCTGCGTCTGTTCGACGGATTCTCGTTCGACCTCAGACGGGCCGAATTCGAAGCGCTGCACCGGATGCAGGCGATGACCGTGCACTGCTCGCGTCCGATCGCGTTCGGGCAATGGAAATCGGACGGATTGTTTTTCCTGCTCTTGTCGTATATCGAAGGGACGGACGCGGAGCGCATCCTGCCGCTCACGCCCAAGCCGCAGCAGCTGCGGATCGGCATGCAGGCGGGGGAAGAGCTGAGCCGGATCGGCTGCTGCGCCGTGCCCGAGCCCGCCGAAGCGTGGGCTGCGCGGCATCGCCGCCGGATCGAACGCGCCGAAGCGGTGCTCCAGGCAGGCGGCGTCTGGGGAGCGAGCGCGGAAGTCGCATCCGCGAAGCTTCGGGCCGACTCCGGGCTTGCCGAAGGCCGGCCGGAGTCTTTCCTGCACGGCAGCTTCGGTCCGGCGAACCTGATCGTACATACGGGCCGGCTGGTCGGCGTGATCGGCTTCGAACGATTCGGCTGGGGCGACCCGGTATACGAATTCGCCCGGCTCGGACTGCACAGCCGAAGCCTCAGTCCGCTGTTTTGCACCGGCCAGATTCTCGGGTACCACGGCGGGCAGGCGCCCGACGACCTGTTCTGGCGGCTGTACGCGCTGTATGCGGCGTCGGGGGTTCTGTCGCAGCTCGCGGATACGCTTGAGCAGCGTCCCGAAACGTTCGGCGAGACGCTTCAGATGGCGGACCGGCTGCTGCTCGACCATGACGGGTTCGCGAGCGATCGGCCTTCCTGGTTCGCCGCCTTATAAAAATTCGGAATATGCGCGCAAAACCCGATTCGAACGCCACACTTCGGGGTTATTTGAAAAGTGGAGCTTGGTCTCAGACTCAGGCAAAAGTTATCGGATAACCGGAAGGGGAATTTGGGAATTGAAAACGTACATTCTTGTCTATAACGGCTTTACGCAGTTCGAGGTCGTGCTCGCGGCGCGTTTGATGAAAACGGCCGGCGAGATCATTACTGTCGGATTGTCCCCGGAGCCTGTAACCGCGCACGAAGGATTTCGCATCGTGCCGCATATGACGATCGAACGGGTGGAAGCGGGCTCGGTCGATCTCTTTATCGTGCCGGGCGGCGATCTCTCGCAGATCGCGCGCCGCAGCGAAGTCGAAAACCTGCTCAAAGCGGTTCAGGCCTGCGGCGGCACCGTGGGCGCGATCTGCTCCGGCACGCTGCTTGCGCTGGACGCCGGCCTCGCGCGCGGTCGCAGTTTCACCGCGCCGGCCGGAGCTTCTGCCGCTGCGCCGACCGGCGCCCGTCTGGAGCGTCCGGTCGTGTCGGACGGTGGCCTCGTGACGGCGCAGGCTTACGGCTACGTCGATTTTGCCCTCGAATTGGGCCGGCTGACCGGCATCTACCGGGACGAAGCGGATTACGACGAGACGGTACGTTTCTTCGAATTTTTCAAGCCGGCTGCCGAGAAAGCCCCGGAACCTCTGCGCGCCGTCGGCCTCGAAGCCGGTGTAGCCGTATAAATCGGGACGAAGACTTCGCCCCGCGCCTTCGGCAAACGCAAGGCCGGATCGGGAGCAGGCGCCGATCCGGCCGCTTTCGCTTGGAATAAGCGATTTGGGATTTGCGGGGCTTTACGTTATAATGGAACGATAATAAAGTCCATATTCCCGGGCGACCCCGCCTTCGGCGGGCACCGGGACACCAGGCCGCATCCGCGGCGGAAGCGGCTTGCGCGCGTTTCGGCCGCGAATGGCGGCGAATGAGAACCAGGAGGCATACACATGACATCCAATCAAAAAATGTTCGTTTTCGTCGGCTCTTACGCCGAATCGACTTCGAGCGGCGTCTATACGTACGAGTTCGACGAGACGACCGGCGAGCTTCGACTGCTCGACCAGACGTCCGGCCTCAAAAATCCGACGTTCCTGAACGTGGACGTCGAGCATTCCCATATTTACGCGATCGGCGAAGTCGAAACGGACAGCGGCAAAGCGGGCGAAGTCATGATGATCCATTTCGATCCGAATGGCACGCTGACGCGCTTCAACCGCACGATCACGACGCCGAACACGACCTGCCACGTCCAGCGCGATTCGGACAACCGCTTCCTGGTCGTATCGAGTTATCACGGCGGAATGGCCGGACTCGTATCGCTCAAGGAAAATGGCCATGTCGGCGAACTGCTGGACGTCCAGACGCACGAGCCGATCGACGGCGCGGCTCCGCATGTGCACTCCGCGTTCTTCAGCCCGGACGAGAAATTCCTGCTCGTGCAGGATCTCGGCCTGGACCTGATCCGCACCTATGCGATCGACCGCGAAGCCGGCAAGCTCGTTGCCCAGGGCGACACGAAGGCAGCCCAAGGCGCCGGACCCCGCCACCTTACGTTCCATCCGGGCGGACGTTTTGCTTTTGTCATCAATGAGCTGAATTCCACGATCGCTTCGTACCGCTACGACGCCGACAGCGGATCGCTGAGCGAGATCGAAGTCGTGCCGACGCTTCCGTCCGATTATTCGGGCGAGAACGGCTGCTCCGAAATCGCGCTGTCCGCGGACGGGCGCTTCGTGTACGGCGCCAACCGCGGCCACGACAGCATCGTCGTCTACGCGTTCGACGAAGCGGGCGAGAAGCTGACGCTGGTGCAGCATATTTCGACCGAAGGCGGCCATCCGCGCCATTTCGCGCTGACGCCGAGCGGCAGCCATCTGCTCGCGGCCAATCGGGACGCCAACAACATCGCCGTATTCACCGTCGATAAGGAAAGCGGACGTCTGGCCTTTACCGGCCATACGGTGAGCGTATCGAAGCCGGTATGCGTACGTCCTTATTACGTGTAAGGACGTCTGACCGCAGGCAGTCGGACTCCGGCTGCACGGCGAAGCCGGGCGGTTCTTCCGTAAGCGGGAAGAACCGTTTTTTTTCGTCCCAAAGGCAGGCAACGCAGGAAAAAACCCGGTTCTTATGGTACGCTGGGTAAGGTTTGAATTTGAACGGACTCGCCGGGGGGCGAATTAGGGGAGGGGACGGAAAGATGAGGGATTTGCCGGCTTCGAATCCGGATTGGACGCATATCATCGGAGAGCTTCGCTCGTCCGTCACGATTACGGACGCAACCGATCCGGAGCAGCCGCTTATTTTCGTCAATGAGTATTTCCTGCAGCTGACGGGATATTCGCGGGAAGAAGTGATCGGCCGCAACTGCCGCTTTTTGCAGGGGGAAGAGACCCGAAGCGAGACGGTACGGGATATTCGCGATCGATTGTCCAAATGTTTGCCGATCCGGACGGAAATTTTGAATTACCGCAGCGACGGAACCTTGTTCTGGAACGAACTGAACATCGATCCGATCTTCGACGCCGAAGGCCGCTGCGTATTGTTCGTCGGGCTGCAGTACGACGTGACCGACCGCAAGATGCTGGAAGAGGAAGCGGCGCACGCGGCGCGTTCCGCCCACCGGCAGAGCCGGGCGTTGATGGAATTTATCGGCAAGCTCAATCATGAGATGCGCAACAACATGAACGGCATGATGGGGCTGCTCGACATCGTGCTCATGGACGAAGATCTGCCGGAAGACGTACGCGAATATTTGGAACTGGCGAAAGGCAGCGGCGATGCCCTGCTCAATATCGCCAACGACGCGCTCGATCTGGCCGGCGCGGCCGACGGGCGCATCAAGTTGGAGCGGATCGAGTTCAATCTGAGATATATTCTGGATTCGATTCTCAAAGCGCATTACTTGCGTGCCGCGGAAAAAGGGCTGGAGCTGAGTCTGTCGGTCGGCCGCGGCCTGGTCCAGCGCATCTACGGCGATCCGCACCGGCTGCGCCAAATTCTCGATAACCTGATCGGCAACGCGCTCAAGTTCACCGAACACGGCAGCGTGACGCTGTCGGCGGAAGTGCTGCCGGAGTGGACCAAGGCCGGCGAAGTGCGTATCCGCTTCACCGTGCGGGATACCGGAATCGGCATTCCGGAGAAGCATATGGACAAGCTGTTCAAAGCGTTCAGCCAGACGGACGCTTCGCACGCGCGTCTGTACGGCGGTTCCGGGTTGGGACTCAAAATTTGCGAGGAATTGGCGGGCTTGATGGGCGGAAGCATCTCTGTCGAGAGCCGCGAAGGGGAAGGCACCGCGTTCCATGCCGATCTTCCGTTCTCGACCGAAGGCGAAGCCGAATAGCGCTTGCGTCCGGTCCCGACCGCGGCATGTCGAGCCTCCCGGCCGCATAACGCCTACCAAAAGGAGACGGTCCTCGGGGACCGTCTCCTTTTTTGCCGTTTCCGGCACTTTGCGCTTCACGGCTTCGCCCGAACCTGCCTCCAAACCGGCCGCGCCCTGGCTATTGCCGCTATTGCCGTTAGTTGACGCTCCGCTTCACGGAGCCGTCCAGACGAGCAGCAGCGGCAGCGCGACGAACGACGCCAGCGTCGTCCACAAAATGCAGCGCGAGACGAAATTCGGCGACGCGCCGAACTGCTCGGCGAGAATGACGGCGTTGACCGCCGTCGGCATCGAAGCCAGCACGAGCAGCACGCCGAGCAGCAGCGGCTCCGCCCCGAGCAGCAGCAGGATCAGCCAGCTCAGCAGCGGGGCCACCAGCAGCCGCAGCGCGAGGCCGGCCCGGAACGCCCGCCGCAGGTTCGGCTGCCATTCGCCGCGGACGGCTCCGATCATCTGCGCGCCGAGAATGACGAGTACGACCGGCGAATAGGCGCCCGCCAGCAGATTGACGCCGGTCTGCACGACGTCGGTCAGCTCGATCCCGGTCACGCGCAGCAGGCCGGCCAGCGCCGCCACATAGAGTGCCGGCAGCTTGAGCATCGCCCGGCCTGCCTGCTTGATCGAGAAATGCGACCGCGCCGCAAAAAATACCCCGACCGTATTGACGATAATGATCTGCATCACGACGTAGACGGCCGCTTTGTCGAGTCCGGACTGCCCGAATGCCAGCAGCACGAGCGGCAGTCCGTAATTGACGCAGTTCGTAAACGAAGCGACGAGCGTCAGGCCCGCTTTTTCCGGATCGCCGAGCTTGAGCAGACGTCCGAGCAGGATGGACACGCCCCACATGGCCAGCAGGTTGATCAGGCTGAACGCGACCGTGATGCCGACGTCTTCGGCGGAGACGCGCGCGTTCAGCAGCGTGGTGAAGATGATCGCCGGACTGAGCAGGTACAGCGACAGCACAGACAGCGGCTTGGTGTCGAGTCCGCGGAATCGCCGCAGCAAAATGCCGGCGATCACGGGCAGAGACAGCGGCAGAAAAACGTGATACATCGTAACGAAAACGGACAGCAGCATAAGAACCTTCCTTCGCCTGCCGGCGCTGTGCGGCCGCTTGCGCGGCGGGCCGGACGCGCCGACCGCGCCGACCGCGCTGAAGCGACCGAAGCCCCGCGTGATAAACCCACTTTATCGCAGCGGGGCGGGTCCGTCCAATACGGCGTGCCTATACGCTTATAGGCGCCGGCGTTCCACGAAGCGTTCGAGCTGATCCAGCAGCCCTTCCCGCCGCAGAATCTCCGCCTGTCTCGGACCGATCAGGTCAAAGTGCGGATAACGTTCGCGGCGGTGGATATGGGCGGGGCTGAGTCCGTTGTCGACGCACCAGCGCGCCAGCCGGTCGAGATCGGAGCAGCCGACCTTGGTGACGGAGGTGACGCCGGGAAAACGCGGATGCAGCCAAAAATGGGTCAAATAGGCGATCTCTCCGCGTTCCACCGCTTCTTTCCAGCGCGTCAGCTCTTGTCTGTCGATTCCGAATGCCATAGTTTCCCTCTTTTCTTCAAACGTTTCCTCATTATAACAGCGAAGCGCCGCACTGAGCCAATCCGGCCGTGCATGGGCTTGTCCGGCAGGCATTTACCGAGTAAACTGAAGACAGTTTGATGATAGCGTATCCAAAAACAGACGGACATCGGCTGCGGCAGAAACGAAGCGGCGGAGAGTGCGGGGAGGAGACTTACGGAAATGCGGAATACGGAAGTGGACGTGGTCACGCTCGGAGAAAGCATGATTTTGTTTCAGTCGTACAATCAGGGGGCGCTGCAGTACGAGCCGCTGTTCACCAAGTCGCTGGCGGGCGCGGAATCGAACGTGGCGATCGGTCTGTCGAGGCTGGGCAAAAAAGTGCGCTGGATCGGCCGGCTCGGCAGCGATCCGTTCGGCGACCTCGTCTTGAGCACGCTGTCCGGACAGGGTGTGGACGTCTCGCATGCCGTGCGCGACGAAGAAGCGCCGACAGCCGTCTATTTCAAAGATTTCAAGCGGTACGGCGATCCCGCGGTCTACTATTATCGCAAAGGCTCGGCGGCCAGCCGGCTGTCTCCGGACATGGTGGACGACGCGTGGCTGGAAGGCGCGGGACATCTGCATGTGACCGGGATTACGCCGGCGCTCGGACCGGACACGGCCGAAGCGACGCGGCTGTTGATGCAGCGGGCGCGGGCGCTGGGGCTGACGGTCTCGTTCGATCCGAATTTGCGCCGCAAGCTGTGGAGCGAAGACTTGGCGCGCAAAACGCTGCTGTCGCTTATTCCGCTGTGCGATATTTTCATGCCGGGCGACGAGGAAGCGGAATTCCTGCTCGGCCCGAAAGAGATCGAAGAGTACGGCCGGGCTTTCCTCGACATGGGACCCAAGCTTGTCGCGATGAAGCTGGGCGCGGAAGGTTCGATCGGATTTGCGGGGCAAGCGGTCGTGCGCGCGGAACCGTTCCCGGTCGACCGGCTGATCGACACGGTCGGCGCGGGCGACGCGTTCGCTTCCGGCCTGCTGTCCGTATTATTGGAGCACCGGAGCGAGCTTGCGGACGGCCTCGGCGAAAAGCCGCTGCATGAAGCGCTGCGGCGGGCGAACCTGCTCGGCTCGATGGCGACGCAGTTCAAGGGAGACTGGGAAGGACTGCCGACGCTTGCGGAGGTGCACGGCATTCAGGGCGGACACAAGCACGTGACGCGTTAAGTCCGCCGGAGGTTTTATTTGCCGCCGATTTGCTTTATGCGCAGGAGCGGTTATGCTGAATCATGGAACCGGCGCCGGCGTTTGCGAACAGGCAGCGGGCCGGCTGCCGACAATCGACGGACAAACAGGAGGACTTACATCATGGCGCAAGACGTACTGGTACTGGGAGGCACGCGTTTTTTCGGCAAAATTCTGGTGGAAAAGCTGCTGGAGGCGGGGCATGCGGTCACGATTCTGACGCGCGGCACGACGCCGGACCCTTTCGGTGAACGGGTGACGCGTATCCGGGCGGATCGCACGGACGAAGCCGCTTTGGCAGCGGCCGCGGAAGGCCGGCATTGGGACGTCGTCTACGACAACATCTGCTACGATGCCAACGAAGCCCGGGCGGCGATACGGGTCTTTACCGGCAAAATCGGCCGTTATGTGCTGACGTCCAGTCTGAGCGTGTACGAAGCGGGTTCGGCGGACATGAAGGAAGAACTCGTGGACACGGCCGCTTTGGCAGTCCCGGCAGGTCCGGTGGACAAAGTGCCTTACGGCGAAGGCAAAGCGCAGGCGGAAGCCGTCTTTTTCCGTGAAGCGCCGTTTCCCGCGGCTGCGGCGCGCTTCCCGATCGTGCTCGGCCCGAACGACTATACGAAGCGTCTGCAGTTTCATGTGGACCGGATCAAAAGCGGCGTGTCGTTCGTGATGCCCAATACGGAGGCCCGCATCTGCTTTATCCATGAAGAAGAAGCGGCGGACTTCCTGCTGTGGCTGGGCGGGATCGAGGCGGTCGGACCGTTCAACGCGGCTTCGGCCGGCAAGCCCAAGCTGCGCCAGGTACTGGGCGCGATCGACCGGGAGACGGGCGGCCAGGCGATCGTTCTTCCGGAAGGCCCGGACAGCGAAGGCTCGCCGTTCGGCATTCCCGACCACTGGGCGATGGATACGTCCCGCGCCGAAGAAGCCGGATTCAAGTTCCGGGAGCTGGACGACTGGCTGCCGGGTCTGGTGCGGGAGCTGGCGGGCCGGCAGAACTGATTGCTGCGCTGAGCCTTGACTTGAAGCTGTGAGACCTTTTTGCATCGAAAAGACAGCCCGAAACGGAAAACGACGACAGCTGAAGCTTGCTTCAGCCGTCGTCGTTTTTTTTGCGTTCAACAAGACGTTTGCGTTCAACAAGACGTTTGCGTTCAACAAGACGTTTGCGTTCAAGAAGGAATTTGCGTTCAACGAGGAGAAGCGGCCGATACCGCAGCGGCGCCGATCAGGAATTCAGCTGCCCGGAATTGCCGGACGAAGCCGGAGCGGCAGCGGCAAGCCCGCCTGCGGCCGCCCAGGTCGTGCGCCATCTCAGCTGGATGACGACCAGCAGGACGAGAGCCAGCAGCGCGACGCCGCTGAGACAGACGAATCCCGGCGTGTAGCTGCCCGTCATCTGATACAGCTTGCCGAGCAGCATCGGCAGCGCGTAGCCGCCCAGGCCGCCGGCCGCGCCCACGATGCCGGTCATCAGACCCAATTCGCTGCCGAAGCGCTGCGGAACGAGCTGGAACACCGCTCCGTTGCCGGCGCCGAGGCACATCATGCCGGCAAACAGAAGCAGGACGACGGCTGCCAGAGGCGGCATGGAAGCGACGAGCGCAAGCATCAGGCCGGCTCCGCCGAACAGGATCGTCAGCATGCGGATTCCGCCGATCCGGTCGGACAGGAAGCCGCCCAGAGGCCGGAAAAAGCTGCCCGCGATGACGCAGATCGTCGTGAAGTCGGCGGCCCGGACCGCGGATAGACCGTACTGGGCATTGAAGAAGATCGTCAAATAGTTGGAGAGGCCGACGAACCCGCCGAAAGTCACCGCATAGAACAGGCAGAACACCCAGGCATCGCCTTGACGCAGAACGGAAGCGTAATGCGACAGCTTTTTGGGAGCGGGACGGTTCGGGCTGTTTCGGGCAAACAGGGTGAAAATGACGAACACGACGGCGATCGGAATGATCGCCAGGCCGAACACGATTTCCCA
This genomic window contains:
- a CDS encoding phosphotransferase family protein — its product is MDGKKRNEAHAAGTENGVLRLLGRKIAPLGEIIEAYPISEGGSADRKYKVHFYGYDGAYLLRLFDGFSFDLRRAEFEALHRMQAMTVHCSRPIAFGQWKSDGLFFLLLSYIEGTDAERILPLTPKPQQLRIGMQAGEELSRIGCCAVPEPAEAWAARHRRRIERAEAVLQAGGVWGASAEVASAKLRADSGLAEGRPESFLHGSFGPANLIVHTGRLVGVIGFERFGWGDPVYEFARLGLHSRSLSPLFCTGQILGYHGGQAPDDLFWRLYALYAASGVLSQLADTLEQRPETFGETLQMADRLLLDHDGFASDRPSWFAAL
- a CDS encoding DJ-1/PfpI family protein codes for the protein MKTYILVYNGFTQFEVVLAARLMKTAGEIITVGLSPEPVTAHEGFRIVPHMTIERVEAGSVDLFIVPGGDLSQIARRSEVENLLKAVQACGGTVGAICSGTLLALDAGLARGRSFTAPAGASAAAPTGARLERPVVSDGGLVTAQAYGYVDFALELGRLTGIYRDEADYDETVRFFEFFKPAAEKAPEPLRAVGLEAGVAV
- a CDS encoding lactonase family protein, whose protein sequence is MTSNQKMFVFVGSYAESTSSGVYTYEFDETTGELRLLDQTSGLKNPTFLNVDVEHSHIYAIGEVETDSGKAGEVMMIHFDPNGTLTRFNRTITTPNTTCHVQRDSDNRFLVVSSYHGGMAGLVSLKENGHVGELLDVQTHEPIDGAAPHVHSAFFSPDEKFLLVQDLGLDLIRTYAIDREAGKLVAQGDTKAAQGAGPRHLTFHPGGRFAFVINELNSTIASYRYDADSGSLSEIEVVPTLPSDYSGENGCSEIALSADGRFVYGANRGHDSIVVYAFDEAGEKLTLVQHISTEGGHPRHFALTPSGSHLLAANRDANNIAVFTVDKESGRLAFTGHTVSVSKPVCVRPYYV
- a CDS encoding sensor histidine kinase, translating into MRDLPASNPDWTHIIGELRSSVTITDATDPEQPLIFVNEYFLQLTGYSREEVIGRNCRFLQGEETRSETVRDIRDRLSKCLPIRTEILNYRSDGTLFWNELNIDPIFDAEGRCVLFVGLQYDVTDRKMLEEEAAHAARSAHRQSRALMEFIGKLNHEMRNNMNGMMGLLDIVLMDEDLPEDVREYLELAKGSGDALLNIANDALDLAGAADGRIKLERIEFNLRYILDSILKAHYLRAAEKGLELSLSVGRGLVQRIYGDPHRLRQILDNLIGNALKFTEHGSVTLSAEVLPEWTKAGEVRIRFTVRDTGIGIPEKHMDKLFKAFSQTDASHARLYGGSGLGLKICEELAGLMGGSISVESREGEGTAFHADLPFSTEGEAE
- a CDS encoding AEC family transporter, coding for MLLSVFVTMYHVFLPLSLPVIAGILLRRFRGLDTKPLSVLSLYLLSPAIIFTTLLNARVSAEDVGITVAFSLINLLAMWGVSILLGRLLKLGDPEKAGLTLVASFTNCVNYGLPLVLLAFGQSGLDKAAVYVVMQIIIVNTVGVFFAARSHFSIKQAGRAMLKLPALYVAALAGLLRVTGIELTDVVQTGVNLLAGAYSPVVLVILGAQMIGAVRGEWQPNLRRAFRAGLALRLLVAPLLSWLILLLLGAEPLLLGVLLVLASMPTAVNAVILAEQFGASPNFVSRCILWTTLASFVALPLLLVWTAP
- a CDS encoding sugar kinase, which gives rise to MRNTEVDVVTLGESMILFQSYNQGALQYEPLFTKSLAGAESNVAIGLSRLGKKVRWIGRLGSDPFGDLVLSTLSGQGVDVSHAVRDEEAPTAVYFKDFKRYGDPAVYYYRKGSAASRLSPDMVDDAWLEGAGHLHVTGITPALGPDTAEATRLLMQRARALGLTVSFDPNLRRKLWSEDLARKTLLSLIPLCDIFMPGDEEAEFLLGPKEIEEYGRAFLDMGPKLVAMKLGAEGSIGFAGQAVVRAEPFPVDRLIDTVGAGDAFASGLLSVLLEHRSELADGLGEKPLHEALRRANLLGSMATQFKGDWEGLPTLAEVHGIQGGHKHVTR
- a CDS encoding NAD-dependent epimerase/dehydratase family protein → MAQDVLVLGGTRFFGKILVEKLLEAGHAVTILTRGTTPDPFGERVTRIRADRTDEAALAAAAEGRHWDVVYDNICYDANEARAAIRVFTGKIGRYVLTSSLSVYEAGSADMKEELVDTAALAVPAGPVDKVPYGEGKAQAEAVFFREAPFPAAAARFPIVLGPNDYTKRLQFHVDRIKSGVSFVMPNTEARICFIHEEEAADFLLWLGGIEAVGPFNAASAGKPKLRQVLGAIDRETGGQAIVLPEGPDSEGSPFGIPDHWAMDTSRAEEAGFKFRELDDWLPGLVRELAGRQN
- a CDS encoding nitrate/nitrite transporter, which codes for MENAKKSFWKSGHTPSLLSAFLYFDMSFMVWVMIGPLAVVIAADYPMDPLQKAQLVALPILGGSILRLVLGALTDYIGPKLTGQIGMLLTLVPLVIGWQFVQSLEQLYVVALLLGIAGASFAAALPLAGQWYPKEHQGLAMGIAGAGNSGTVLSTLFANRIAQHFGSWEIVFGLAIIPIAVVFVIFTLFARNSPNRPAPKKLSHYASVLRQGDAWVFCLFYAVTFGGFVGLSNYLTIFFNAQYGLSAVRAADFTTICVIAGSFFRPLGGFLSDRIGGIRMLTILFGGAGLMLALVASMPPLAAVVLLLFAGMMCLGAGNGAVFQLVPQRFGSELGLMTGIVGAAGGLGGYALPMLLGKLYQMTGSYTPGFVCLSGVALLALVLLVVIQLRWRTTWAAAGGLAAAAPASSGNSGQLNS